A single region of the Selenomonas sp. oral taxon 920 genome encodes:
- a CDS encoding MBL fold metallo-hydrolase RNA specificity domain-containing protein, giving the protein MRLEFLGAAHVVTGSCYLLHVGDHRYLVDCGMYQGTRRLREMNYEDFPFNPAEIEAVFLTHAHIDHCGRIPRLVREGFRGKVYATRSTCDLVRIMLPDSAHIQESDAELFNRKNARRSEAPITPLYTQADAFAALELFEPVAYQSTLQVDDLRLTFRDAGHILGSAILEIVVEEHGQETKLVFSGDLGQPNQPILRDPEAITGADFLFVESTYGDRIHRDYDKETALLEVIRDTMDRGGNVIIPSFAVGRTQTLLYYFYNLWKAGRLDGDIPIIIDSPLAIQATRVFLKNYEDFDEDTIAFFGEQGTIPAFPQVRIAETAAESRALNSAEGSAIILSASGMADAGRVLHHLKHNLWRPESTILFVGYQAEGSLGRRLVDGIKRVRVLGEEIAVKAQIQVLEGFSAHADAVQIVDWMRSIRSPSPAKVFLVHGEGQAQEALKERIQEELGWEVYAPFLGDIVTMQGRSANLIHSNIPSVSVEAEMEDVMRDFDAEYRQLRKAIIRTVIRQPKLMEPIIRTMQKARNYFKKLAAPYNI; this is encoded by the coding sequence ATGCGGCTCGAATTTTTGGGCGCTGCGCACGTGGTCACGGGCTCGTGCTATCTGCTTCATGTGGGGGATCACAGATATCTTGTGGACTGCGGTATGTATCAAGGGACCCGCCGTCTGCGTGAGATGAACTATGAGGATTTCCCCTTCAATCCTGCCGAGATTGAGGCGGTCTTTTTGACGCACGCACATATCGACCACTGCGGGCGTATCCCGCGCCTCGTGCGCGAGGGATTTCGCGGCAAGGTCTATGCGACGCGCTCGACCTGCGACCTTGTCCGCATCATGCTGCCGGACTCGGCGCACATCCAGGAGAGCGACGCAGAACTGTTTAACCGCAAAAATGCGCGCCGCAGTGAGGCGCCGATCACACCGCTCTACACGCAGGCGGATGCGTTTGCCGCGCTTGAGCTGTTCGAGCCGGTCGCCTATCAGTCCACGCTGCAGGTGGATGATCTCAGGCTTACTTTCCGCGACGCAGGTCACATCCTCGGCTCTGCAATCCTCGAAATCGTAGTGGAGGAGCATGGGCAGGAGACGAAGCTCGTCTTTTCGGGCGATCTCGGTCAGCCGAACCAACCCATCCTGCGCGACCCGGAGGCGATCACGGGCGCGGATTTCCTGTTCGTCGAGTCCACGTACGGCGACCGCATTCATCGTGACTATGACAAGGAGACGGCGCTCCTCGAGGTGATCCGTGATACGATGGATCGCGGCGGCAATGTCATCATCCCATCCTTTGCTGTCGGACGGACACAGACACTGCTCTACTATTTCTACAATCTGTGGAAGGCGGGGCGGCTTGACGGAGACATCCCCATCATCATCGACAGTCCGCTTGCGATTCAGGCGACGCGCGTGTTCCTCAAGAACTATGAGGACTTCGATGAGGATACGATCGCATTCTTTGGAGAGCAGGGGACGATTCCCGCGTTTCCGCAGGTACGTATTGCGGAGACGGCGGCGGAGTCGCGGGCGCTGAACTCCGCCGAAGGATCGGCGATCATCCTGTCAGCCTCGGGCATGGCGGATGCGGGGCGCGTGCTGCACCATTTGAAGCATAATCTCTGGCGGCCGGAGTCGACGATCCTCTTCGTCGGCTATCAGGCGGAGGGGAGTCTCGGACGGCGGCTCGTCGACGGCATCAAGCGCGTGCGTGTACTCGGTGAGGAGATTGCGGTCAAGGCACAGATTCAGGTGCTCGAGGGATTCTCGGCACATGCAGATGCCGTGCAGATCGTTGATTGGATGCGCTCGATTCGCAGCCCGAGCCCTGCAAAGGTGTTCCTCGTCCACGGCGAGGGGCAGGCGCAGGAGGCACTTAAAGAGCGGATTCAGGAGGAGCTCGGCTGGGAGGTCTACGCACCGTTCCTCGGAGATATCGTGACAATGCAGGGGCGGAGCGCGAATCTCATCCACTCGAATATCCCATCGGTCTCGGTCGAGGCGGAGATGGAGGATGTCATGCGTGACTTTGACGCAGAGTATCGTCAGCTGCGCAAGGCGATTATCCGCACGGTCATTCGCCAGCCGAAGCTCATGGAGCCAATCATTCGCACGATGCAGAAGGCACGCAATTACTTCAAGAAACTCGCCGCACCATATAATATTTGA
- a CDS encoding NAD(P)-dependent oxidoreductase, protein MKKIGFIGLGIMGAAMAGHLMDAGYELSVYNRTKSKADALLARGAKYCSSPGACARGQDVVITIVGYPKDVEEIYLGADGILENLASGAYTVDMTTSSPALAERIYREAQQRGIAALDAPVTGGDMGARNATLNILVGGDEDAFHAMRPVFAAMGKNIVYEGAAGAGQKTKAANQIAIAGTLAGACEAFAYARAAGLDIEKVYASISGGAAASFQMSNMIRMALDGNFNPGFMIKHFVKDMTIGAETSKEYGIDLPVLEQVLREARALEERGGGTDGTQSLLRYYESF, encoded by the coding sequence ATGAAAAAAATCGGATTCATCGGGCTTGGCATCATGGGCGCTGCAATGGCGGGACATCTTATGGATGCGGGCTACGAACTCAGCGTCTACAACCGCACGAAGTCGAAGGCAGACGCGCTCCTCGCGCGCGGCGCGAAATACTGCAGCAGTCCCGGTGCATGTGCACGCGGACAAGACGTTGTCATCACCATTGTCGGCTACCCGAAGGACGTGGAGGAGATCTACCTCGGTGCGGACGGCATTCTTGAAAATCTCGCGTCAGGTGCCTACACTGTAGACATGACAACCTCCTCCCCCGCGCTTGCCGAGCGTATCTATCGGGAGGCGCAGCAGCGCGGCATAGCAGCGCTCGATGCACCTGTCACAGGCGGTGACATGGGCGCGCGAAACGCCACACTGAACATTCTCGTCGGCGGAGATGAGGATGCATTCCACGCCATGCGTCCGGTCTTTGCCGCGATGGGCAAGAACATCGTCTATGAGGGAGCTGCCGGTGCAGGGCAAAAGACGAAGGCAGCCAATCAGATTGCGATCGCCGGAACGCTTGCGGGTGCGTGTGAAGCATTTGCTTACGCGCGGGCGGCAGGGCTCGATATCGAGAAGGTCTACGCCTCGATCTCGGGCGGTGCGGCGGCGAGCTTCCAGATGAGCAACATGATTCGCATGGCACTCGACGGCAATTTCAATCCTGGCTTTATGATCAAGCATTTCGTCAAGGATATGACAATCGGCGCAGAGACAAGCAAGGAATACGGCATCGACCTTCCCGTTCTGGAGCAGGTTCTGCGCGAAGCACGCGCCCTCGAGGAGCGCGGCGGCGGCACAGACGGGACGCAGAGCCTGCTGCGGTATTATGAATCGTTTTGA
- a CDS encoding thiamine phosphate synthase, protein MRNKFDLSAYLVIGPENTGGRPVARVIAEALHAGFTFVQIRAKHADAREVIDLTRAAADVIAAQEKSDTVALVINDRLDAVLAAREQGIKADGVHVGQTDIPPDVCRTYLGRDAIVGLSARTAELLDYVSGCDTACIDYFGAGPLHATPTKPEAGRTATGKIVTRSFEELAQLHRVSPVPVVVGGGVKTGDLPALKATGVEGFFVISAVAGAEHPYAAAAEMVRIWRGR, encoded by the coding sequence ATGCGAAACAAATTCGATCTGTCTGCCTATCTTGTGATTGGCCCCGAGAATACGGGCGGGCGTCCCGTCGCGCGCGTGATTGCCGAGGCGCTGCACGCGGGGTTCACCTTCGTTCAGATTCGTGCGAAGCATGCAGATGCGCGTGAAGTGATCGACCTGACGCGTGCGGCTGCGGACGTGATTGCCGCACAGGAGAAGTCCGATACGGTTGCACTCGTGATCAACGATCGGCTTGATGCTGTGCTTGCGGCGCGGGAGCAGGGAATCAAGGCAGACGGTGTACACGTCGGGCAGACGGATATCCCGCCCGATGTCTGCCGCACGTATCTCGGCAGAGATGCGATTGTCGGACTCTCTGCACGTACGGCTGAATTGCTTGACTATGTGTCAGGCTGTGATACCGCGTGCATCGACTATTTCGGTGCAGGACCTCTGCACGCAACGCCGACAAAGCCCGAGGCGGGGCGTACGGCTACGGGGAAGATTGTGACGCGCAGCTTTGAGGAACTGGCGCAGCTGCATCGCGTGAGTCCCGTGCCCGTGGTTGTCGGCGGCGGGGTGAAGACGGGGGATTTGCCTGCGCTAAAAGCGACGGGCGTGGAAGGCTTCTTTGTCATCAGCGCCGTTGCGGGGGCGGAGCATCCCTATGCTGCCGCTGCGGAGATGGTGCGCATTTGGCGCGGGCGGTAA
- the rbr gene encoding rubrerythrin — translation MELKGSQTEKNLWAAFAGESQAHTKYLYYASQAKKDGYTQISNIFNETATNEKAHAKIWFKLVHGVGDTKANLADAASGENEEWTSMYPEFARVAREEGFDKIARLFDAVGKIEKEHDARYKLLLQKVDEGTVFARDEKIIWQCLNCGYVCESPKAPMKCPVCDHPQSFFQQLVQNY, via the coding sequence CTCTGGGCGGCATTTGCCGGAGAGTCACAGGCACACACAAAGTATCTCTACTATGCGTCGCAGGCGAAGAAGGACGGCTACACGCAGATCTCGAACATCTTCAACGAGACGGCGACCAATGAGAAGGCACACGCAAAGATCTGGTTTAAACTCGTGCATGGCGTTGGCGATACGAAGGCAAACCTCGCCGATGCCGCTTCCGGAGAGAACGAAGAGTGGACGAGCATGTACCCCGAGTTCGCGCGCGTGGCACGCGAAGAGGGCTTCGATAAGATTGCGCGGCTCTTTGACGCTGTCGGCAAGATTGAGAAGGAGCACGATGCCCGCTATAAACTCCTCCTGCAGAAGGTGGATGAGGGCACAGTGTTCGCACGTGATGAGAAGATCATCTGGCAGTGCCTCAACTGCGGCTATGTCTGCGAGAGCCCGAAGGCTCCGATGAAGTGCCCGGTCTGTGACCATCCGCAGTCTTTCTTCCAGCAGCTTGTGCAGAACTACTGA